A stretch of Episyrphus balteatus chromosome 2, idEpiBalt1.1, whole genome shotgun sequence DNA encodes these proteins:
- the LOC129908862 gene encoding dorsal-ventral patterning protein Sog, protein MALLLNLLGTFKVFLLLSVFLATINARRHSPLLVEDPEARRPSRQGAECQFGKTLHELGSTWWADLGPPFGVMYCIKCECVAVPKKRRIVARVQCRNIKNECPPANCDDPILLPGKCCKTCPGESIDPEIALDVPMPVNNEEEERNMKHFAALLTGRTSYFLKGEEMKAMYSTHNPQNVVATGRFLFHKKNLYYSFYVSNKITRPRAIQFVDDSGTILEEHNLTTPLNGPLSVYQNTTGKICGVWRRVPRDYKRLLRDERLHVVLLWGSKYQAELALAGKVAKYTALQTELFSTLMEPAPGTKSDQMAGAGGTAIVSTSSGVASSVHLTLVFNGVFSPEEYVDAPVSIRIESSERKEIILDEVQKVRKPSAEVNVLEISSPISIQNLRLLSRGKLVLIIESKKNPNLKIQGQIVTRATCELFQTLLAPHSYESKAKASGLAWVYMNTDGTMAYNILTDHLNAKERPEISLIEDIGKRKTVLEDLTQSFNFDQAIGTIDKISPKIIESLYGGDLGVNIAIESDANLIRGRLIPRPVADARDSAEPILLKRQDTSSPAHLMGMAWIAIDNDCNLHYEVTVNGYFSNQQEFQIYLEEKPIEAIGAPITRKMLEEFSGPYMEGYVLGMAANELIKLETSVCYLEIYSKERQELLLRGKLKSTKVPSHCFPSYTDNNVPSVIVPGDHNGPIIPETDTKCYHSGRFYDEAEQWRSSQELCTMCACQHGRVTCDAIKCPTLKCRQGEDLILRDGECCPTCISPNIVLQTNNSAERGCRLGDQFHLAGATWHPYLPPNGFDTCATCTCDPLTLEIRCPRMACPALTCPEKLAYRPNKKACCKVCPEGKTTQHGDKSGPINPNILQDQASPRAAIKSTEEILSNGGCKVGASLHENGQEWHPVVVSYGEQKCIKCRCKDSYVSCQRRCTRAACNNRVSSKRKPFGTTDNDECCSSQCRRSRRHQQHRRTHRDREEKAATGSATKAPVASRS, encoded by the exons CTGAATGTCAATTTGGAAAAACTTTACACGAGCTGGGTTCAACATGGTGGGCGGATTTGGGTCCACCTTTTGGAGTTATGTACTGCATTAAATGCGAATGCGTAGCG GTTCCGAAGAAGCGTCGGATTGTCGCTCGAGTACAATGTCGAAATATCAAAAATGAATGTCCACCGGCAAATTGTGATGATCCAATTTTACTACCAGGCAAATGTTGCAAAACATGTCCAGGAGAATCCATTG atCCGGAAATAGCCTTAGATGTCCCAATGCCGGTGAATAATGAGGAGGAGGAGCGCAACATGAAAC attttgcagCCCTATTAACTGGAAGGACATCATATTTTTTGAAAGGCGAAGAAATGAAAGCCATGTACTCAACACACAATCCACAAAATGTTGTTGCCACTGGACGAtttttgttccacaaaaaaaatctttactaTTCATTTTATGTTTCGAACAAAATAACCAGACCTCGTGCCATTCAATTTGTAGATGATTCTGGTACCATACTCGAGGAGCATAATCTAACGACACCATTAAACGGACCGTTGAGTGTTTATCAGAACACGACTGGAAAGATTTGTGGCGTTTGGCGTCGTGTACCGCGTGACTATAAGCGTTTGTTGCGCGACGAACGTTTGCATGTGGTACTGCTATGGGGCAGCAAATACCAAGCCGAACTGGCATTAGCAGGAAAAGTTGCCaagtatacggcacttcaaacGGAGCTATTTAGTACATTGATGGAACCGGCGCCAGGAACTAAATCAGATCAAATGGCTGGAGCAGGTGGTACAGCAATTGTTTCCACAAGCAGTGGAGTTGCGTCATCCGTTCACTTGACACTGGTCTTCAATGGGGTATTTAGTCCCGAGGAATATGTCGATGCACCGGTTAGTATTCGTATTGAATCATCCGAACGTAAAGAGATTATATTGGATGAAGTACAGAAAGTACGCAAGCCATCTGCTGAAGTCAATGTATTGGAGATTTCATCAccaatttctatacaaaatctTCGTTTACTCAGCCGAGGTAAACTTGTTCTCATCATTGAATCGAAAAAGAATCCAAATTTAAAGATACAGGGCCAAATTGTGACTCGTGCAACATGCGAGCTCTTCCAGACACTTTTGGCACCACACAGTTATGAATCTAAGGCTAAAGCAAGTGGACTCGCATGGGTATACATGAACACAGATGGAACCATGGCATACAATATTCTTACCGATCACCTTAATGCCAAGGAACGACCAGAAATCAGTTTGATTGAAGATATTGGCAAAAGGAAGACCGTTCTTGAGGATCTGACACAATCATTCAACTTCGATCAAGCCATTGGAACCATTGACAAGATCAGTCCCAAAATAATTGAATCTCTATATGGTGGCGATTTGGGAGTCAACATTGCAATTGAAAGTGATGCAAATCTAATTCGTGGTCGTTTAATACCACGTCCCGTTGCCGATGCTCGTGACTCAGCCGAACCAATTCTGCTGAAACGACAAGATACATCAAGTCCAGCTCATCTCATGGGAATGGCATGGATTGCCATTGATAATGATTGCAATTTACACTATGAAGTCACTGTTAATGGATATTTCAGTAATCAACAGGAATTCCAAATCTACCTGGAAGAGAAACCAATTGAGGCAATTGGCGCACCCATTACCCGAAAGATGTTGGAAGAATTCAGTGGCCCGTATATGGAAGGTTATGTGCTAGGTATGGCAGCAAATGAGCTCATAAAATTAGAAACAAGTGTGTGTTATTtggaaatttattcaaaagaacGACAGGAGCTCCTGCTGCGCGGCAAACTTAAATCAACCAAGGTGCCAAGTCATTGTTTCCCCTCGTACACTGATAACAATGTGCCGAGTGTTATTGTTCCGGGCGATCACAATGGACCAATTATACCGGAAACGGATACAAAATGTTATCATTCGGGACGTTTCTACGATGAAGCTGAACAATGGCGAAGCTCACAGGAACTATGCACAATGTGTGCTTGCCAGCATGGACGTGTTACATGCGATGCTATAAAATGTCCGACTCTGAAATGCCGCCAGGGTGAGGATTTGATTTTACGTGATGGTGAATGTTGTCCTACGTGTATTTCGCCGAATATAGTTTTGCAAACAAACAATTCAGCTGAACGTGGTTGTCGGTTAGGGGATCAGTTTCATTTGGCAGGTGCAACATGGCATCCATATTTGCCACCAAATGGTTTTGACACTTGTGCAACTTGTACGTGTGATCCGTTGACTCTGGAAATTCGTTGCCCCCGAATGGCTTGCCCAGCATTGACATGTCCCGAAAAACTAGCATATCGACCAAACAAAAAGGCCTGTTGCAAGGTTTGCCCTGAAGGAAAGACAACACAACATGGTGACAAGTCAGGACCAATCAATCCAAATATACTACAGGATCAGGCATCACCACGTGCTGCGATAAAATCAACCGAGGAAATTCTATCAAATGGAGGATGCAAAGTTGGAGCTTCACTGCATGAGAATGGTCAGGAATGGCATCCAGTTGTAGTGTCATATGGTGAACAGAAATGCATCAAATGTCGTTGCAAG gattcATATGTATCCTGTCAAAGGAGATGCACACGGGCAGCATGCAACAACCGAGTGTCGTCGAAAAGAAAACCATTCGGAACGACTGATAATGACGAATGTTGTTCATCACAATGCCGACGATCACGGAGACATCAACAACACAGAAGGACGCACAGGGATAGGGAAGAAAAAGCAGCAACAGGATCAGCAACTAAAGCGCCTGTTGCGAGTCGAAGCTGA